TAAGAACGTCCGAAGCAGTGACAGCAGCCCTTCTAGTCGAGAGTCCTCGCGCCGACGGCGTCAGAAGAGCAGCAGGCGTTCAAGGGAGCCATCATCGAACCCGCCACGTAAGTCCCAGCATTCGTCAACGCAGCGAAAAAAAACCCCCAAAAAGAGGAGGCGCAGCAAAAGTAGAAGTCGCTCTAAAAGCATCCGGCGGAGTAGGAGCATAAGCATATTGAGAACCAACCGGCGGAGCAGATCGCGTAGCTCCAGCTGTCGAAATGCAGAACAGCGACGCCAGCAGGACCGACGGCGCACTCCCACCAAGAAGTCCCACAAGCGGCACAAGCGACGCAGGCGCAGCAGCTCCCCCTGAGAATCTTCCTAGAGCTCCGCAACCACCTTCACATTTCAAAGTTTTTTGTAGTTTACAAGTTGCATCAAATAAACCACCAACATATTTTTGTAAGCAAGCGCTGTGGTTCCCACAAAGGAGATGGGAGTACGTGGATGTGAATTCCCCATTAGTGGTTTATCTTCTGCGAGTCGACTTCGGGATGCCCCACGCGCTGTTTTTATATTACGTATAAGTTCAACAAATTATATGTAAAATCAATAATCTACATCTTAGACCAACAAAATAAGTGGTAAACTTCGAGCGAGGGAAGTCCAGGATGTAGGAGTTGGATGCCCTATTggtgtttataattttatgtAAAAGTAACCTATGTATAAATACGTGAAGTTTCCTACGATTCTGAAATTCCGTCATACGCCAATGTTCAGATTCGCCGTATACCCTTACTGCCCACTCCGCACAGTGGGTATAAAAGCGCGGTAGCAGTGAGCTCATCGATTTAGTTTAGTTTGGATGCTCCGCAAGTCTCGACGATGCTTCGCTCAAACTATCTTTTGCTGATCAGCGGTTGCTGCCTGGTTTTCGCTGTCTCAGCGCAGATTCCCATCAGTAAGTGCATCCATTCCTTGGAGAAACCCCAGAAACACGCCCCTTTAACAAGCTTCTGACAATCCCTAGCGCCCCGGAGTTGCCCGGCGAACGAGACTTTCCTGGCCTGTGGTCCCGATTGCCAAACGGAGTGCGCCACGCTGGGAAAGCCCTGTCTGGTCAGGCACATCCGATGCCCAGATGGATGCTACTGCAACAAGGGCTTCGCGAGGAACGCCGCGGGCACGTGCATCCCCCTTCGGCGGTGCAGCACAGGCGGCTACGGAAACTGAATTAACTGAGCATGGAATACGGTCTTATTAGAAGCAGCTCAAACACTGAAAACGGCAAGACAATAAAGTTCACTGGCATTGTGTAATAATAATGCAATGATAATGAGGCCACAGCATGGCTGAAAACGAACCAGCGATATCTGGGTGCGATTCTGATGGAGGTGCAAGCCCAGGCCTCGCAGGTGTTGTCAATATGTTCATTTCTCAAGTTTACCGCTACGTTTTATCATTTAGTGCTGTACTGGTTGTACCAGTTTTGGGCTTTTGATCCAGCTATTATTGTAATCCAGAGAGCAAGCTTTATCAGTGAGAAAGCTCTGGTTTGGTCTTATCTCTTCATCGAAAGCACTGCGTTTTTGTGTGCGGTAAGTGTGAGTTCCAGCACTGCCGAAATAAAAAATGTGATAACTGTGTTCTATTGTAG
The Drosophila mauritiana strain mau12 chromosome X, ASM438214v1, whole genome shotgun sequence DNA segment above includes these coding regions:
- the LOC117146490 gene encoding venom serine protease inhibitor; this translates as MLRSNYLLLISGCCLVFAVSAQIPITPRSCPANETFLACGPDCQTECATLGKPCLVRHIRCPDGCYCNKGFARNAAGTCIPLRRCSTGGYGN